CGGCTACGAGTGGACCGTGGTGCGCCTCGGGGCCGACATTGGCCTGACCTGCGACACCTGCGGGCGGCGAGTTCTGCTCCCTCGCCGCGAGTTGGAAAAGCGGCTCAAAACCAAATTACCAGTAACCAACAACAAATAACAAACCCGTATTCGGTTATTGTTTATCGTCGTTTGTCATTTGTCATTCATCATTCGTCA
Above is a genomic segment from Chloroflexota bacterium containing:
- a CDS encoding DUF951 domain-containing protein, with product MPLDLALGDRLKLRKPHPCGGYEWTVVRLGADIGLTCDTCGRRVLLPRRELEKRLKTKLPVTNNK